Proteins encoded within one genomic window of Rhododendron vialii isolate Sample 1 chromosome 1a, ASM3025357v1:
- the LOC131308258 gene encoding GCN5-related N-acetyltransferase 7, chloroplastic isoform X2 — MTVLTSPPPLLLSPHLSFHATSRRRPITAVASSSHVCNPTKLDKSALKLAEAVSEDELWAAARLRIRTFNDFSPSVVGVEDYKKYLAEREFEALKERIAGKRTGFGRVTCINASLPLSHVLSISDDLCTTCMFSENGEDRVVVGTLDLNQCIHLPDEITGMKPQGIGGDFARAYLSNVCVAKELHRNGLGYMLIAKSKLVAEDWGISDLYAHVAVDNESAKNLYMKSGFVYESDEPTWKARFLDRPRRMLLWIAIPNNLDL, encoded by the exons CCCATCACCGCCGTCGCGTCCTCCTCGCACGTCTGCAACCCGACCAAGCTCGACAAATCGGCGCTCAAACTGGCCGAAGCCGTCTCCGAGGACGAGCTCTGGGCCGCGGCCCGTCTCCGCATTCGAACGTTCAACGATTTCAGCCCGTCCGTCGTCGGCGTCGAA GATTATAAGAAATACTTGGCCGAGCGTGAGTTTGAAGCATTAAAGGAACGTATTGCTGGGAAGAGGACAGGCTTTGGAAGAGTTACCTGCATCAACGCCAGCCTTCCATTGTCACATGTGTTAAGCATTTCAGATGATTTGTGCACCACATGCATG TTTTCAGAGAATGGAGAAGATCGGGTAGTGGTCGGGACCCTTGATCTTAATCAGTGTATACACCTTCCAGATGAAATAACTGGGATGAAGCCACAG GGGATTGGTGGTGACTTCGCAAGAGCGTATTTGAGCAATGTATGCGTCGCCAAAGAACTTCATAGAAATGGATTGGGTTATATGCTGATTGCAAAATCCAAGTTGGTTGCTGAAGATTGGG GGATATCGGATTTATATGCCCATGTTGCCGTTGACAATGAATCAGCAAAAAACTTGTACATGAAAAGTGGTTTTGTATATGAAAGCGATGAACCCACTTGGAAAGCTAGGTTTCTTGATCGGCCACGACGGATGCTTTTATGGATTGCGATCCCTAACAACCTCGACTTGTGA
- the LOC131308222 gene encoding mannosyltransferase APTG1 has translation MRHRKSAKNVDDKDKIESPNASDREKVTTSSSNPKFSSRRVFVICMAMRMANSLLVQTYFNPDEHWQALEVAHRIAFGYGHLTWEWERGIRSYLHPMMFSCLYKVLALFHLDTPLFMIKAPRMLQSMFSAVGDLYLYKLSHVLFGGRAAQWALFSQLTNWFMFYCFTRTLSNSLETVLTLVGLYHWPCIRASSSEVHSVSRKWGLLAAALACAIRPTSAITWAYVGILELLVTRDRLNFIFLEVAPIGFLVITLTCLLDRLMYGSWVLVPLNFLKFNFLSSGGDYYGTHKWHWYFSQGFPVMLFTFLPFSIAGIITSKQRKLSGLIAWVLGLYSVLGHKEFRFVLPVLPIALMFSGYSLATIGKPDSSYGRTKDSIRIKTKCPSKKLLAVLFLLATNLPMAFYMSLVHQRGAEDVMNYLSKEALNGKVESIVFLTPCHALPYYSTLHHNLPMQFLDCSPSEEKGVLDESDRFMMDPVGFAAEFAKNWSLPSHIVLFDSQEKLLKDFLTSHSFQEERRFFHAHFKVDRDLQASVVIYSLKDQ, from the exons ATGAGACACCGGAAGAGTGCTAAAAATGTGGATGACAAAGATAAGATTGAAAGTCCGAATGCGTCTGACCGAGAGAAAGTGACTACCTCAAGTTCTAATCCAAAGTTTTCATCAAGGAGGGTTTTTGTTATTTGCATGGCTATGCGTATGGCAAATTCTTTATTGGTGCAGACATATTTTAACCCAGATGAACATTGGCAAGCCTTAGAAGTCGCTCATCGGATTGCATTTGG ATATGGACATTTGACATGGGAATGGGAAAGGGGGATTCGTAGCTATCTGCATCCCATGATGTTTTCTTGTCTTTACAAAGTTCTTGCCTTATTTCATCTTGATACCCCATTATTCATG ATTAAAGCTCCAAGGATGCTGCAGTCTATGTTCTCTGCAGTTGGTGATCTTTACTTGTACAAGCTCTCTCATGTACTCTTTGGTGGCCGTGCCGCGCAATGGGCA CTCTTTTCGCAGTTGACAAACTGGTTTATGTTTTACTGTTTCACTCGTACTCTATCCAACAGTTTGGAGACAGTTCTTACACTTGTGGGGCTTTACCACTGGCCCTGTATAAGAGCTTCTTCAAGTGAAGTTCACTCAGTTTCAAGAAAGTGGGGTTTGCTTGCTGCAGCATTAGCATGTGCAATTCGACCAACAAGTGCTATTACATGGGCTTATGTTGGCATTTTAGAGTTGCTTGTGACGCGTGATAGACTGAACTTCATTTTTCTTGAGGTGGCCCCTATTGG GTTTCTGGTGATCACACTTACATGTTTATTGGATCGTTTGATGTACGGCTCATGGGTCCTTGTGCCGCTTAACTTTTTGAAGTTCAACTTTCTTTCATCTGGCGGAGACTATTACGGAACTCACAAGTGGCACTGGTACTTCTCTCAGGGATTTCCGGTTATGCTCTTCACTTTCCTACCATTTTCCATAGCTGGCATTATTACGTCTAAACAGCGGAAGCTTTCTGGGCTTATTGCATGGGTTCTAGGACTTTATAGTGTCCTAGGTCACAAAGAATTCAG GTTTGTCCTTCCTGTGCTTCCAATAGCTCTTATGTTCTCTGGGTACTCATTAGCAACAATTGGAAAGCCAGACTCATCATATGGTAGAACAAAAGACTCTATAAGAATTAAAACAAAGTGCCCCTCAAAAAAGCTTTTAGCGGTCCTGTTTCTGCTAGCTACCAATCTTCCAATGGCGTTTTATATGAGTTTGGTTCATCAG AGAGGAGCTGAAGATGTTATGAATTATCTATCTAAAGAGGCTCTTAATGGGAAAGTTGAAAGTATAGTTTTCTTGACACCTTGCCATGCCTTACCTTATTACTCTACCCTGCATCACAACCTTCCCATgcaatttttggactgctcgcCCAG CGAAGAGAAAGGAGTTTTAGATGAGTCAGACAGATTCATGATGGATCCAGTTGGTTTTGCAGCAGAGTTTGCAAAGAATTGGTCTTTACCTAGTCATATTGTTCTATTTGATTCACAAGAAAAACTACTTAAGGACTTTTTGACatctcattcttttcaagag GAAAGAAGGTTTTTCCATGCTCACTTCAAGGTTGACCGAGATCTTCAAGCATCCGTGGTTATATATTCTTTAAAAGACCAGTAA